A genomic segment from Calditrichota bacterium encodes:
- a CDS encoding GDSL family lipase — translation MIFQENQTIVFAGDSITDVNRRELPCWSIGQGYAMIAASLLLAKFPERTLRFHNRGVGGDTIRELDA, via the coding sequence ATGATTTTTCAAGAAAACCAAACCATTGTTTTCGCAGGCGATAGTATTACGGACGTCAATCGGCGGGAATTACCCTGCTGGTCAATTGGGCAGGGATATGCCATGATTGCAGCGTCACTGCTTTTGGCGAAATTCCCGGAACGCACGTTGCGTTTTCACAATCGCGGTGTGGGAGGCGATACGATCCGGGAATTGGATGC